From Streptomyces sp. Edi4, one genomic window encodes:
- a CDS encoding questin oxidase family protein: protein MDTTGILDEALARLHVCGPERLGRLTNHAPMAVEALVARGQARSVHRWLDLYARKLEEFPSGVAPVTAANWRSALGDPSRAADWIRFFEREIAEHPWREVLAAWWPLLLPGMYGGSTHPVIRVGHAVRTLLSDEVTEPRLREFAHGLGYWAARHRPIATPAPLPGAAKAAAALDTVPHIAQQDGGFPARLGRVRALPVWAAGVTEPRDAYRHLTELVRAATHRYATHGHGEETMLVHAATAPNAVLRTLPALPQSLWPSSLRAAWTAAAAVTAMYAPAAPVTYTPPGTFTPEEVVERALAHGDEHVIKLTDTALDVGDEPALAAALRSMELSVPLG from the coding sequence ATGGATACGACAGGGATTCTGGACGAAGCGCTCGCGCGGCTGCACGTCTGCGGGCCCGAGCGGCTTGGACGGCTCACCAACCACGCGCCGATGGCCGTCGAAGCTCTTGTCGCGCGCGGACAGGCGCGCTCAGTACACCGCTGGCTCGACCTGTACGCGCGCAAGCTGGAGGAATTCCCGTCCGGCGTCGCGCCCGTCACGGCGGCCAATTGGCGTTCCGCGCTGGGCGACCCGAGCCGCGCGGCCGACTGGATCCGCTTCTTCGAGCGGGAGATCGCCGAACATCCCTGGCGCGAGGTCCTTGCCGCATGGTGGCCCCTTCTCCTGCCCGGGATGTACGGCGGCTCGACACACCCGGTGATCCGGGTGGGCCACGCCGTGCGCACTCTGCTGTCGGACGAGGTCACCGAACCCCGTCTGAGAGAATTCGCGCACGGCCTCGGCTACTGGGCCGCGCGCCACCGGCCCATCGCGACGCCGGCCCCGCTGCCCGGTGCCGCGAAGGCGGCCGCCGCTCTCGACACAGTGCCGCACATCGCCCAGCAGGACGGCGGCTTCCCCGCGCGGCTCGGCCGCGTCAGGGCCCTGCCGGTGTGGGCGGCCGGGGTGACGGAACCACGTGACGCCTACCGCCACCTCACCGAGCTGGTGCGGGCGGCGACACACCGGTACGCCACCCACGGCCACGGCGAGGAGACGATGCTCGTCCACGCGGCCACGGCCCCCAACGCCGTCCTGCGCACCCTGCCCGCGCTCCCGCAGTCCCTGTGGCCGTCCAGCCTGCGGGCGGCATGGACGGCCGCCGCGGCGGTCACGGCGATGTACGCACCGGCCGCTCCGGTCACCTACACCCCGCCCGGCACCTTCACCCCTGAAGAGGTCGTCGAACGGGCCCTGGCTCATGGCGACGAACACGTCATCAAACTCACCGATACGGCTCTCGACGTCGGCGACGAACCGGCCCTCGCAGCTGCTCTGCGCTCCATGGAGCTGAGCGTCCCGCTCGGGTGA
- a CDS encoding aldehyde dehydrogenase: MTPTTPSPLQRLMIGGSWQQAAGHRTYEAYDPYTGAVASRAAAADTSDVVRAVEAAERARGPWARLAPSERRRLLWAAAEKLEARARELTEAMTAEMGGPAAWGAHNVKVLAEKIRYAASAAHEGLTGDVIPSEATGRTSLAVRKPVGVVASIVPWNAPALLVGASVPAALVLGNTVVMKASEQTPRTHGLVVECFIEAGLPDGVLNLITNAPEDAPATVDALIAHPAVRRVHFTGSTRVGRVIGEKAASHLKPAVLELGGKAPAIVLADADLGHAVGAVGFGAFANAGQGCLSTERVVVDRAVADEFTRRLAALAATITCGDPRDPGTVLGPVVGRDTVSRLTGLVRDAVGAGARLLAGGTATGPCFAATVLADVAPGMRVYREESFGPVVTVVTVDGPEEALRVANDNDYGLTSAIFTRDIPLALTLARRMNTGMCHINGATLDDEPQIPFGGVKNSGYGKSGGRAGLEEFTELQWITIEGPESPRYPITE; this comes from the coding sequence ATGACCCCCACCACCCCATCCCCTTTGCAGCGACTCATGATCGGCGGCAGCTGGCAACAGGCGGCCGGCCACCGCACCTACGAGGCGTACGACCCCTACACCGGCGCAGTCGCCTCCCGCGCCGCGGCCGCCGACACCTCGGATGTCGTACGCGCAGTCGAAGCGGCCGAGCGGGCACGCGGTCCCTGGGCGCGGCTGGCACCGAGCGAACGCCGCCGCCTCCTGTGGGCGGCAGCCGAGAAACTGGAAGCCCGCGCCCGGGAACTGACCGAGGCGATGACCGCCGAGATGGGCGGCCCTGCGGCCTGGGGCGCACACAACGTCAAGGTCCTGGCCGAGAAGATCCGTTACGCGGCGAGCGCCGCCCACGAGGGCCTGACCGGTGACGTCATCCCCTCGGAGGCCACGGGGCGCACCTCGCTCGCCGTCCGCAAACCGGTCGGCGTGGTCGCGAGCATTGTTCCCTGGAACGCCCCGGCGCTGCTGGTGGGCGCTTCGGTTCCGGCGGCGCTGGTCCTCGGCAACACCGTCGTGATGAAGGCGTCGGAGCAGACACCCCGCACCCATGGCCTGGTCGTCGAGTGCTTCATCGAGGCGGGACTGCCGGACGGCGTGCTCAACCTGATCACCAACGCACCCGAGGACGCACCCGCCACGGTTGACGCGCTCATCGCTCACCCGGCCGTACGACGCGTCCACTTCACCGGCTCCACCCGCGTCGGCCGCGTCATCGGCGAGAAGGCGGCCTCGCACCTGAAGCCGGCGGTCCTGGAGCTCGGCGGCAAGGCTCCGGCCATCGTCCTCGCCGACGCCGACCTCGGCCACGCCGTCGGCGCGGTGGGTTTCGGCGCGTTCGCCAACGCGGGCCAGGGCTGCCTGTCCACGGAGCGCGTCGTCGTGGACCGCGCCGTCGCGGACGAGTTCACCCGGCGTCTGGCCGCCCTGGCCGCCACCATCACCTGCGGAGATCCCCGTGACCCCGGGACCGTCCTCGGCCCGGTCGTCGGCCGGGACACCGTCTCGCGCCTGACCGGTCTGGTCAGGGACGCCGTGGGGGCGGGCGCACGGCTGCTGGCAGGAGGAACGGCCACCGGCCCGTGCTTCGCCGCGACCGTTCTGGCCGATGTCGCACCCGGCATGCGGGTCTACCGTGAGGAGTCGTTCGGGCCGGTGGTCACCGTCGTCACCGTCGACGGCCCCGAGGAAGCCCTGCGCGTGGCCAACGACAACGACTACGGTCTCACCTCCGCCATCTTCACCCGCGACATTCCCCTGGCCCTGACCCTTGCGCGGCGCATGAACACCGGCATGTGCCACATCAACGGAGCCACCCTTGACGATGAACCGCAGATCCCCTTCGGCGGGGTGAAGAACAGCGGCTACGGCAAGTCGGGCGGCCGGGCCGGACTTGAGGAGTTCACCGAACTCCAGTGGATCACCATCGAAGGCCCCGAGAGCCCGCGCTACCCCATCACCGAATAG
- a CDS encoding VOC family protein, giving the protein MSVAIESPDFIALQVHDVEAAAAFCEQHLGLCRAEVSPPHAVVFATEPAFAVRALLPGVSLADGARPGLGVVLWFRTSDAVQLHDQLVAAGVRIVEPLTDSPFGPKFSFEGPEGYVLTAHGG; this is encoded by the coding sequence ATGTCTGTTGCCATCGAGAGTCCCGACTTCATCGCCTTGCAGGTCCACGACGTGGAGGCCGCGGCGGCCTTCTGCGAGCAGCACCTCGGCCTGTGCCGCGCCGAGGTCTCACCCCCGCACGCGGTCGTGTTCGCCACCGAGCCGGCGTTCGCGGTCCGCGCGCTCCTGCCCGGCGTCAGCCTCGCCGACGGCGCGCGGCCGGGGCTCGGCGTCGTGCTCTGGTTCCGGACCTCGGACGCGGTGCAACTGCACGACCAGCTGGTCGCCGCCGGCGTGCGGATCGTCGAGCCGTTGACGGACAGTCCGTTCGGACCGAAGTTCTCCTTCGAGGGTCCGGAGGGGTACGTACTCACCGCGCACGGGGGCTGA
- a CDS encoding SDR family oxidoreductase yields the protein MKDTKDTTSKDTSTHQNTARDSPAGPPLAGRIALVAGATRGAGRAQAVELGRAGATVYVTGRTTRTRISEVGRSTETIEETAELVTSAGGAGIAVPTDHLDEEQVRALARRVDGEHGRLDILINDLWGGEHLTGHSIFGKKSWETPLADGLRVLELGVRSHVITAALLLPLLIRSDAPLLVEVTDGTAHYNRRYRENMYYDLAKNAPIRLAFGLGQELAEYGGTALAVTPGFLRSEQMLAHFGVSEQNWRDAIAEEPSFGIAESPGFLARAVAALAADPDRAERWNGKSTSSAELAQRYGVTDVDGSRPDAWAYLEEVVHGGKDGSPEDYR from the coding sequence ATGAAGGACACGAAGGACACGACCAGCAAAGACACCAGCACGCACCAGAACACCGCCCGTGACAGCCCGGCGGGGCCGCCGCTCGCCGGCAGGATCGCGCTCGTAGCGGGGGCCACGCGCGGGGCAGGCCGTGCCCAGGCCGTCGAACTCGGCCGGGCCGGCGCGACCGTGTACGTCACCGGCCGCACCACCCGCACCCGGATCAGCGAGGTCGGCCGGAGCACCGAGACGATCGAGGAGACTGCCGAACTGGTCACCTCGGCGGGCGGAGCCGGGATCGCGGTCCCCACCGACCATCTCGACGAGGAGCAGGTGCGCGCGCTGGCCCGGCGCGTCGACGGGGAGCACGGGCGGCTCGACATCCTCATCAACGACCTGTGGGGCGGCGAGCACCTGACCGGCCACTCCATCTTCGGGAAGAAGTCCTGGGAGACGCCGCTCGCCGACGGCCTGCGCGTCCTGGAACTCGGCGTCCGTTCCCACGTGATCACCGCCGCGCTCCTGCTGCCGTTGCTGATCCGCTCGGACGCTCCCCTGCTGGTGGAGGTCACCGACGGCACCGCGCACTACAACCGCCGCTACCGCGAGAACATGTACTACGACTTGGCGAAGAACGCCCCGATCCGGCTGGCGTTCGGTCTCGGCCAGGAGTTGGCGGAGTACGGCGGCACGGCGCTCGCGGTGACGCCGGGCTTCCTGCGCTCGGAGCAGATGCTGGCCCACTTCGGGGTGAGCGAGCAGAACTGGCGCGACGCGATCGCCGAGGAACCGTCCTTCGGCATCGCCGAGTCGCCGGGGTTCCTGGCGCGCGCGGTGGCGGCGCTGGCCGCCGATCCGGACCGCGCCGAGCGCTGGAACGGCAAGTCCACTTCCAGCGCGGAGCTGGCCCAGCGGTACGGCGTGACGGACGTGGACGGCAGCCGTCCGGATGCCTGGGCGTACCTGGAGGAAGTGGTGCACGGCGGCAAGGACGGCTCGCCCGAGGACTACCGCTGA
- a CDS encoding N-acetyltransferase family protein, protein MNPIYERKRPVSVRPARPEDTEAIRAIRNHAIEHSTALWTETQQSPAEGAAWVAAHLERGSAFVAEVEGETAGFAVYGPWREKDGYRHTVEDSVYVRDDMHGLGNGSALLSEVIDSARREGHHVMVAGIEAENTASIRLHERFGFRVAGTVPEAGTKFGRWLDLTLMHLRLG, encoded by the coding sequence ATGAATCCAATATATGAGAGGAAGCGGCCCGTGTCGGTACGCCCAGCACGCCCGGAAGACACCGAAGCCATCCGCGCGATCCGCAACCACGCCATCGAACATTCGACGGCGCTGTGGACGGAGACCCAGCAGTCCCCCGCCGAGGGAGCGGCCTGGGTCGCGGCCCACCTGGAGCGGGGTTCGGCGTTCGTGGCCGAAGTGGAGGGCGAGACGGCCGGGTTCGCGGTCTACGGCCCCTGGCGTGAGAAGGACGGATACCGGCACACGGTCGAGGATTCGGTCTACGTCCGTGACGACATGCACGGACTCGGTAACGGTTCCGCGCTCCTGTCCGAGGTCATCGACTCGGCACGGCGAGAGGGTCACCACGTCATGGTCGCCGGCATCGAGGCCGAGAACACCGCGTCGATCCGCCTGCACGAACGGTTTGGTTTCCGCGTCGCGGGGACCGTGCCGGAAGCGGGTACGAAGTTCGGCCGATGGCTCGACCTCACCCTCATGCATCTGCGACTCGGCTGA
- a CDS encoding flavodoxin family protein — protein sequence MSDISIAIASYSGYGHTAQIAAAVADGALSLPGTQVHRVDVASLSDADWETLDDADAIIFGSPTYMGTASGAFHAFAEATSKRWMTRAWSDKLASGFTNSGSMSGDKMHTLQYFAVLAAQHGMLWVSLGLLPGWNTTTSSPEDDNRLGFYLGAGAQSFNDTADVHDADLNTARHLGRRVAEQTRVHCDGLAAQR from the coding sequence ATGTCCGACATATCGATCGCCATCGCTTCCTACTCCGGTTACGGCCACACGGCCCAGATCGCCGCCGCCGTCGCCGACGGCGCGCTCTCCCTTCCCGGCACACAGGTCCACCGCGTGGACGTCGCATCGCTGAGCGACGCGGACTGGGAGACGCTGGACGACGCCGACGCCATCATCTTCGGCTCCCCCACCTACATGGGCACCGCCTCCGGCGCCTTCCACGCCTTTGCCGAAGCCACCAGCAAGCGATGGATGACCCGCGCGTGGAGCGACAAGCTGGCCTCCGGATTCACCAACTCCGGTTCCATGAGCGGGGACAAGATGCACACCCTGCAATACTTCGCGGTCCTGGCCGCCCAGCACGGCATGCTCTGGGTGAGCCTCGGCCTGCTCCCGGGCTGGAACACCACGACCTCCAGCCCCGAGGACGACAACCGGCTCGGCTTCTACCTCGGCGCCGGTGCGCAGAGCTTCAACGACACCGCCGACGTGCATGACGCCGATCTGAACACCGCGCGCCACCTCGGCCGCCGCGTCGCCGAGCAGACCCGCGTCCACTGCGACGGCCTGGCCGCCCAGCGGTAG
- a CDS encoding MarR family transcriptional regulator, with protein sequence MNESVPTELFSPADDITHHVGYLLKRAQAALRGAMDKVLREHGLTVPQYSTLELLARHPGMSNADLARATFVTRQSGNVVLRGLQEAGLITRPASAGQGRALPARLTEEGRARLAAVQAAVYAIEGRMVDAIPPERVTALLTDLDRIASALGG encoded by the coding sequence ATGAACGAGAGTGTGCCGACCGAGCTGTTCAGCCCAGCGGACGACATCACCCACCACGTGGGCTACCTGCTCAAACGCGCCCAGGCGGCCTTGCGCGGCGCGATGGACAAGGTGCTGCGCGAGCACGGACTGACCGTGCCCCAGTACTCGACCCTTGAGCTCCTGGCGCGACACCCCGGCATGTCGAACGCCGACCTCGCCCGCGCGACGTTCGTCACCCGGCAGTCCGGAAACGTCGTCCTGCGGGGCCTCCAGGAAGCGGGGCTGATCACTCGCCCCGCCAGCGCCGGCCAAGGCCGGGCTCTTCCCGCCCGCCTCACCGAAGAGGGCCGCGCACGCCTCGCGGCGGTACAGGCCGCCGTGTACGCCATCGAGGGGCGCATGGTGGACGCCATCCCGCCCGAGCGCGTCACCGCACTCCTGACCGACCTCGACCGGATCGCGTCGGCGCTGGGCGGTTGA
- a CDS encoding LysR family transcriptional regulator, translated as MEIHQLRYFAAVMDEGTFTAAAHRLHVSQSGISTQVAKLEQELGQQLLDRSGRRIRLTPAGEAVLPLAKNALATLDAIQHTAAEFADAVRGRVRLGMIMGCSIPAFLDTVADLGRTHPGVELSLHEGHSDDLQARVLSGALDLALIGYAGDVTPGLAVDVVVDEPITAVVPAGHTLDRPELRLADLGGEKILCLSPGTGIRAAYEDSCRRAGLDPRVDLDASSPDILLRLAERGAGIAILSASSTRGSGLRSIPLTDAATHGRLGLITRRGQHSPAALLLRTSLLTALRSS; from the coding sequence ATGGAGATACATCAGCTGCGCTACTTCGCCGCGGTCATGGACGAGGGCACGTTCACCGCCGCCGCTCATCGACTGCACGTCAGCCAGTCGGGGATCAGCACCCAAGTGGCAAAGCTGGAACAGGAGTTGGGGCAGCAGTTGCTCGACCGGTCCGGGCGCCGGATCCGCCTCACCCCGGCCGGCGAGGCCGTCCTCCCGCTCGCGAAGAACGCGCTCGCCACCCTCGACGCCATCCAGCACACCGCCGCCGAGTTCGCCGACGCCGTCCGAGGCCGGGTACGGCTCGGCATGATCATGGGCTGCTCCATCCCGGCCTTCCTCGACACCGTCGCCGACCTCGGCCGCACCCACCCCGGCGTCGAACTCAGCCTGCACGAGGGCCACTCCGACGATCTCCAGGCGCGGGTCCTCTCCGGCGCCCTCGACCTGGCTTTGATCGGGTACGCGGGTGACGTCACCCCGGGCCTCGCGGTGGACGTCGTCGTGGACGAGCCGATCACCGCCGTCGTCCCGGCCGGGCACACACTCGACCGGCCGGAGCTGCGCCTCGCCGACCTCGGCGGGGAAAAGATCCTCTGCCTCTCCCCCGGTACCGGCATCCGCGCCGCGTACGAGGACTCCTGCCGCAGGGCCGGCCTCGACCCGCGCGTGGACCTCGACGCCAGTTCCCCGGACATCCTGCTGCGTCTCGCCGAGCGCGGCGCGGGCATCGCCATCCTCAGCGCGTCCTCGACCCGGGGCTCCGGCCTGCGGAGCATCCCGCTCACCGACGCCGCCACACACGGCCGACTCGGCCTCATCACCCGCCGCGGCCAGCACTCCCCCGCCGCCCTGCTCCTGCGAACCAGCCTCCTGACCGCGTTGCGAAGCAGCTAG
- a CDS encoding nuclear transport factor 2 family protein, with amino-acid sequence MTRTKTARELAEIYYTAWEAGDFETLRGVLAEDVDFVGTLGAASGAEEALAGLKGLGQVLEKIDVRVRVAEGDEVITWFDLHTSVAPPTPTMNWMHVENGSITRIRVTFDPRELLAGFEKRG; translated from the coding sequence ATGACGAGGACGAAGACTGCGCGAGAGCTTGCTGAGATCTACTACACGGCCTGGGAGGCGGGCGACTTCGAGACATTGCGGGGGGTGCTGGCCGAGGACGTCGACTTCGTCGGAACGCTGGGCGCGGCGTCCGGAGCCGAGGAGGCGCTTGCCGGGCTCAAGGGGCTCGGCCAAGTGCTGGAGAAGATCGACGTGCGGGTGCGGGTGGCGGAGGGCGACGAGGTGATCACCTGGTTCGACCTGCACACAAGCGTCGCGCCGCCCACCCCGACGATGAACTGGATGCACGTGGAGAACGGGAGCATCACCCGTATCCGAGTGACCTTCGACCCCCGCGAGTTGCTGGCGGGATTCGAGAAGCGGGGGTGA
- a CDS encoding helix-turn-helix domain-containing protein has translation MSNMVDPLVARIAARVRRERERRRWTLARLAAASGVSQAMISRIERGESSPTAVVLGKLSAAFGLSVASLLTLADESPDGSPDGTADETAVTGGVRRRDETAEWRDPSTGYRRRQITGPRFPVELAEIRLPPGARVPYPAAAFAFVRQVIWVIEGHLTFHDGETVQALGEGDTFELGEPAERVFANTTDGECRYAVLLVRGVRP, from the coding sequence ATGTCCAACATGGTAGATCCCCTGGTGGCCCGGATCGCTGCCCGCGTCCGCCGGGAGCGGGAACGGCGTCGGTGGACCCTGGCGCGGCTCGCGGCCGCCTCCGGGGTCTCGCAGGCCATGATCAGTCGGATCGAACGGGGTGAGAGCAGCCCCACCGCCGTGGTCCTCGGCAAGCTGTCCGCCGCCTTCGGGCTCAGCGTCGCCTCCCTGCTCACCCTCGCCGACGAGTCACCCGATGGATCACCGGATGGGACAGCGGACGAAACGGCGGTCACCGGGGGCGTACGGCGCCGGGACGAGACAGCGGAGTGGCGCGACCCGTCCACCGGCTACCGGCGCCGTCAGATCACCGGACCCCGGTTTCCTGTGGAGCTCGCCGAGATCCGCCTGCCGCCCGGAGCCCGCGTCCCGTATCCGGCCGCGGCCTTCGCCTTCGTGCGGCAGGTCATCTGGGTCATCGAGGGGCACCTGACCTTCCACGACGGGGAGACGGTCCAGGCACTCGGCGAGGGCGACACCTTCGAACTGGGCGAACCGGCAGAGCGCGTTTTCGCCAACACCACGGACGGTGAATGCCGTTACGCCGTCCTCCTTGTCCGGGGTGTGAGGCCGTGA
- a CDS encoding WYL domain-containing protein translates to MRAARLIRMALLIQSSPGLTAAALARELDVSERTVIRDAQALQEAGVPVRSERGRVGGYFLAQGYRTRLTHLHPSEAETLFLSGLPAALRDLGLADAADTARLKLSATLLPSVRAAAESSVRRFHLDAPAWFREPVTPEVLPELARAVWADRAVELTYTRPGEDGAVSTSVARVVEPYGLVLKAGTWYAVARVPRGRDGDDDGDWRTYRVDRIAAIGPAPGADQAFERDASFDLAAHWEERSAAFARTLLRTAVTVRLTGHGLRRLPAAVDRAAIEDALASAGAPDSAGLVTLTVRAESEDVAFGRLALLGADVEVLAPASLRARFHERAVALAALYETCPTRPTSPQGESRAEGEDQR, encoded by the coding sequence ATGCGTGCTGCCCGTCTGATTCGTATGGCTCTCCTCATCCAGTCCAGCCCCGGCCTGACGGCCGCCGCCCTCGCTCGCGAACTCGACGTCTCCGAGCGGACGGTGATCCGGGACGCCCAGGCGTTGCAGGAGGCAGGCGTCCCGGTGCGGTCCGAGCGAGGACGTGTCGGCGGGTACTTCCTGGCCCAGGGTTACCGGACCCGACTCACCCATCTCCACCCGAGTGAGGCGGAGACCCTGTTCCTGTCCGGTCTCCCAGCGGCGTTGCGGGACCTGGGCCTGGCGGACGCGGCGGACACCGCGCGGCTGAAGCTGAGCGCGACCCTGCTGCCCTCGGTGCGCGCGGCCGCCGAGTCCTCCGTGCGCCGCTTCCATCTCGACGCCCCCGCCTGGTTCCGTGAGCCCGTCACCCCCGAGGTGCTTCCGGAACTGGCCCGCGCGGTGTGGGCGGACCGGGCCGTCGAGCTCACGTACACCCGGCCGGGCGAGGACGGCGCCGTCTCCACTTCCGTCGCGCGCGTGGTGGAACCGTACGGGCTCGTCCTGAAAGCCGGCACCTGGTACGCAGTGGCGCGCGTCCCCCGCGGACGGGACGGCGACGACGACGGCGACTGGCGTACCTACCGCGTCGACCGGATCGCCGCCATCGGCCCCGCTCCCGGCGCGGACCAGGCTTTCGAGCGGGACGCGTCCTTCGACCTGGCCGCGCACTGGGAGGAACGGTCGGCCGCGTTCGCCCGGACGCTGTTGCGCACCGCGGTCACGGTCCGGCTGACGGGTCACGGGCTGCGGCGGCTGCCCGCAGCCGTGGACAGGGCCGCGATCGAGGACGCGCTGGCGTCCGCCGGCGCACCGGACTCCGCCGGCCTGGTCACCCTCACCGTGCGGGCGGAATCCGAGGACGTCGCGTTCGGCCGGCTGGCACTACTCGGCGCGGACGTCGAGGTGTTGGCCCCAGCCTCATTGCGCGCCCGATTCCATGAGCGCGCGGTGGCCCTGGCCGCCCTCTACGAGACCTGCCCGACACGCCCGACCAGCCCGCAAGGTGAGTCGCGCGCGGAAGGCGAGGATCAGCGGTAG